A region of Dioscorea cayenensis subsp. rotundata cultivar TDr96_F1 chromosome 5, TDr96_F1_v2_PseudoChromosome.rev07_lg8_w22 25.fasta, whole genome shotgun sequence DNA encodes the following proteins:
- the LOC120261902 gene encoding uncharacterized protein LOC120261902, with amino-acid sequence MGSDAARRPDLGDHSPPLPEPVLDPCFAQWCCCGWFSSRSCRLSDWEPIRSSVDHGKDPWWKRAILRVKEWSEIVAGPRWKTFIRRFNRGGGIRRARFQYDPLSYALNFDEGTEDFDGDGCHSCRNFSARFAAPVSAKCSMDLGGRNAPLVVGDSGDLSGQLIPGFSQNV; translated from the coding sequence ATGGGCTCCGACGCCGCTCGCCGGCCAGATCTTGGAGACCACTCCCCACCCTTGCCGGAGCCGGTGCTCGACCCTTGCTTTGCTCAATGGTGCTGCTGCGGCTGGTTCTCGAGCCGCTCTTGCAGGCTCTCCGATTGGGAACCGATCCGCTCCTCCGTCGACCATGGCAAGGATCCATGGTGGAAGCGTGCGATCTTGAGAGTGAAAGAGTGGTCGGAGATCGTCGCTGGCCCACGGTGGAAGACCTTCATACGGAGGTTCAACCGTGGTGGCGGGATCCGCCGTGCCCGGTTCCAGTACGATCCGTTGAGCTATGCGTTGAACTTCGATGAGGGAACCGAGGATTTTGATGGAGATGGCTGCCATAGTTGCCGGAACTTCTCGGCGAGGTTCGCGGCTCCGGTGTCTGCGAAATGTTCGATGGATCTCGGTGGCAGGAACGCGCCTCTGGTGGTTGGAGATAGTGGGGATCTTTCCGGCCAATTGATTCCAGGTTTTTCTCAAAACGTATGA